CTGGGCTCTTGTTCTTGAGAAAGTACTGATCGAATCCTTCGGTTATTCCctgcaaaaaatcatattattcaatgtggaaattcaattttgacgggatttcaaattttctgagaaaatacttttttgcgtgaaattcaaaaaaccttcTGAAAACTTAGTTAAACCTTTGGAGACTTCTAGAATCTTTtggaaaatccgagaaaattaTGGAATGTGCTAGAATCTTTTGAGTAATCCTACGGCATTATAGTACTCCGGTAGTATTGTACTACTGTACTACAGTACTACAGTAGTACagtattactgtagttgtaaTAGTAGTACTAGTAGTACAGTACtaagtttctcaaaaagtgacagAAACTCAGTAATTGCCGCTTTTTGATTGTCAATAcgactttttcgaaattttttgcttttttattttcttttcactttGACCTACCTGAATTACAGTAATCACCAACGTAATAATCGGCGCAATTTGATTTTCGTGATAAGCCACTGAAATCGCAGCACTTATGAATAAGGCGACTTTGACAGCGGCTTGAGTGAAATTTATGACATCTCGGAGCCACCAACGTCGTTCTGTCTTTTTATCGATGTATTTTAGCATGTTTTCGACCATTTCGAATACTTTTGTAATGTTATCCTTTAATGACCCAACATCCACTGCTGGAATATTTTCACCTGATCCAATATCTCGAGTCTCGTCGCCTTCGGTTGTGGTATGAAGGgactgaaaatggaattaaaTGGAAGATTACGGTACTATTACAGTAGCTTGCAGATGTTTTGCTACAGTAaagacttttcgaaaaatttgaaaaaatattttttgttgaacttttcagattatatattttcaaaaacttcaggTTTTTCCGTAAATGCAAcatgtttcaaagtttcaaaaaaatttcctaaagtccaaaaatttattagaaagctcttagatttttttttcttaatttctcaGACTTTTCGAAGACGTTTTACTTCAGGTTCAGGTTTTATTTTAGGTTTgtatagatttaaaaaaattccaaaaatgtacaaaacttTTTCCATCATTCCCAGATTTTGCAGGAAGTTTCTAATATTTCTTGTAATCCTAGagtaaaaactacagtactcccacagtaccactacagtactcctacagtaccactacagtactcctacagtaccagtacagtactcctacagcaCTAtaacagtactcctacagtaccactacagtactcctacagtagcactacagtactcctacagtaccagtacagtactcctacagtaccagtacagtactcctacagcaCTATGACAGTACTCCTACATTAccgctacagtactccaacaGTGTCACTGcaatactcctacagtaccactacagtactcctacagtaccagtacagtactcctacagcaCTAtaacagtactcctacagtaccacttcagtactcctacagtaccagtacagtactcctacagcaCTATGACAGTACTCCTACATGAccgctacagtactccaacaGTGTCACTAcaatactcctacagtaccacttcactactcctaccgtaccagtacagtactcctacagcaCTAtaacagtactcctaccgtaccattgcagtactcctacagtatcaTTACAGTGTTGAAACAGTATCATTTCAAACGCTGAAATTATCTTACCGGCGCTGAAATTGTCAATCTCTGAAAGGAATTTGATCGGCTTCTCGATTTCTCCCCGGATGCTTGATTGGCAACCTCCTCGATGATTCTTGCCAACAATGCCATTTCGTAGACCACAGATCGGAGCATCGTGTGCTCATCTGGCGGGATGTTTAGGTCACGGTgcactggaaattttaatttaaatttaatttttgaaccaaaaaaccCTCACTAGAAATATGATTGATCTCAATCACACAATCCATGACATGTTGATAGGTGGCCAAAGCCGACTGTTTCGTTTTGATATCTCTCTCCAGCtcatattgaaatattttcagagcctCCTGGCATCTTAGGAGGTATGTACTGATAGGCCGAAGCTGGGTGATGTATGCAGACTGCCGAGTGCCGAATACGTCACACATTGAGCTCCAGCAGTCTCGGTTGCTTGCTGGGGGTTCACTTCTGGAAGAGATATGGATTATATCAGGGGGGTGGGCGGCGATCGTCgtttagcaaattttttgtcgccaaattcggcaaatccaaaagttttcggtttgccgatttgccggaaaaacatcattttcgggaaattgccgatttgccggaaaatttcaaatccggaaattttcaattccggcaaattaccgatttgccggaaattttcaattcaaaaaattcgaactccCGCTAAACTAATTTCccgctaatttttttaatgataaaatttgaatttccggccaaAATTTGGTTCTCAAAAGTTTGAATCTCcctccaaaaattgttcttattcaatttgaattacctgccacaatttttctcaaaacaaaaagttgaatctctcgtcaaatttttatgatgaaactcgaatttcccgccataaatttttccgataaaatctgaatctcccgccaaaatttggaTCACAACAATTTGAATCTCCCGCCAAAactatttctttaaaaaatttgaatttcccgtaaaaaaaattctaaaaaattttgaattacccgccacaatttttttctctaaaattttgaatttcccgccaaaatttggtTCACAAACattcgaatttcccaccaaaactttttcttagtcaatttgaattacccgccacaattttttctcaaaaaaaagttgaatctcTCGTCAAATTTCTATGATGAAATTCGAACTTCCcgtcaaaattatatttctcaaaaatttgaattccccaccaaaattttcaaaaaatgaaatattttcagtacaaaaaACCCACTCAATAATAATCTGCGCCGTCGATGTTCCAATATCCATTGATCGTTTTCTTCCAGAGCCCCCTTGGTTCGCATTCGTGGAGTccgtttgctgaaaaatttctcatgacatttaaaaataattttgaaatgaaaaattgccgaaaaaaaccCACCTGTCCTGTTGGAGTTGCCGGTACAACTGTAATTTCATCATGCACAAATCCttgattttcagacattttttactggaattattataaaatttcaaaaaattgagaaaaaagggACAAAATTTATAAGCAAAGACGTTGGCTcaacaaacaaataaataagattttgttttcaaaaatagacaaaaaattatttgaaatgtttcgaaactcgaaaatattttcaagaaaaaggtCAATAAAGTTAATAGAGTGAGGAAAATAGtttcacaactttttatttgtttgcTCGGACATTATTTCCTTCTCTGATAAGACCATTTCAGTATTGGTCACTGCTTTGATAAGGGGTTTCTTGTCGGAAATACATAGATCTGTCTCAAAGttcttaacttttttcgaagTGGACTCATTCGAAATTGTATTCATTTAATCTGACATCTGGCAAAAGTTTATTCTgaggaaattaaaataaacatttgagATTGAGAATTCTGAATTCACTCGAAGCCTATGGCCTACGCCTATGACTTACGCCTATGGCAAACGCCTATGGCCTCCGCCTATGGCCTACGCCTACGGTCTACGCCTATGGCCTACGCCTATTACCTACGCCTATTACCTAAGCCTATGGCCTACGCCTATAGCAACCGTCTTTGACCAATGCCTATGGCCTACGCCTATGGCCTACGCCTATGGCCTACGCCTATGGCCTACGCCTATGGCCTACGCCTATGGCCTACGCctatgacaaaaaaaaagatcaaactTCAATGTCCACAAATATCatattcaaatcaaaaattcaaaccaaaaaaaattttggcgcacTAATATCCCGATTGTTTATTCGACCATTCTGTTCCCGCTCTTTTTAgatcaaataaatttcaaaacaacagACTCACAaactttatttgatttttttttgagaaagaaataaaaaataaaaacgagtTGGGGGGACTGATTTGATACAAGACAGGAAGATGGtgaatgatgaaaaatttgaataagcgaatttttgaatgaggaaaattttttagagaataaataaattaattaaatatctgaaataaaaacaaaacctCGAGagagaaaatttagaaaaaaaaacgagacgGCTACGGACGGGCTGACGTGATGGAATTATTTACGgccaaatctgaaaataaaatggattatattttgttttaggCCATAGACGTAGGTCATAGGCGTAGACCATAGGCGTAGGCCATATACGTAGGCCATATACGTAGGCCATAGGCGTAGGCCATAGGCGTAGGCCATAGGCGTAGGCCACAGGCGTAGGCCACAGGCGTAGGCCATATACGTAGGCCATATACGTAGGCCATAGGCGTAGGCCATAGGCGTAGGCCATAGGCGTAGGCCACAGGCGTAGGCCATAGGCGTAGGCCATAGGCGTAGGCCATAGGCGTAGGCCATAGGCGTAGGCCATAGGCGTAGGCCATAGGCGTAatctcgaaaaataaaattaaaaattaccgtAATCGTTCCGCATTATTGAGAGAAGCCACCAGGGAGTCTCTGTTCAGCGCACGTTtgattctgaaataatttttagtttcaggaggatttcctcaaaaaatttgaaaaattttcatccCAATGACCCGACCAAACGCCACGACTTTCTGATTCCGAGAAAaatgtcctttttttttcaaactctctGCCAAATTTCTAATTATCTATTCAACCATTTGTCATTCGAAttgtacattttaaaattgtattttgttgAGAGGGtttaaatcttgaaaattcggaaacaTCTTTTTATAGCTTTGAAGCTTAAGCGCCCCCACGTCATAAAACTCCTCCGCTAATCCACTTTCAATTAGTTCCAAATTTTGATCTACGTTCCAAAATGCAGGAACAAACAggtgaaattttgattaatcACTAATTTATTCTATATTTactacttcaaaatttcacctgCCTCCTAAATTttgttcttcaattttcaggcctAGGCTAGGCTATAGGCCTAGGCCGGGCTATAGGCCTAGGCCAGGCTATAGGTCTAGGCTAGGCCATAGGTCTCGGCTAAGCTGTAGGTAACTGTAGGCCTAGAATATAGGTCTAGGCTATAGACCTAGGCTATAAGCCTGCCTAGGTTCTTTTACCCCAGTGAGAAACTCACAATGCGTACGGATAACGTCCTTCCGAGTAGAGGTACTGATCTTCCGATGATGGAATGATGACATTactgaaaatcacaaatttctcaTAGGCTACATTACTTTTATAATTGCAAAGTTCTTATTTCAAATGACGTGATGATTTCGAAGAAAAGTGGTGGGTTGTTGCTGGAGCAAACAAGTTTGTAAAGAGCATCTCCTTTTGCTAGACACAAATTTGAGATTTCCGGTCAAAACACACACTTTTATTGGATTTCGAAAGGTTGGAGTGcgttgaaattattgaaaaatgtcactcggaaattgaaaatgttaaaaaaaacttaaattttcaagaaaaatgaactgaaaagATAGAAAAAGTGCACACTACGTACCGATCGCTGGGCTCcaaattgtggaaaaagtttagaaatcgCATAGGTTTGAACCAGCgtctagaattttttccatGACCaactagttttcaaatttctgcgcgtcaaatctggtgttcctcgatgcaccatatctTACGCGCAAATTTCCCAGTACTCACTTTTCTTCCCACATTGCGGGGTCCGATCGTTTGCCGTATCGAAGCCGTCCAGCATTATTGATAGCTGATGCAAATGTGGAAATGTCTGCTTTTTTCTCCAGTGGCAGGGATAGTACgctgcaaaacttttttatgtcgtgacacagctgaaactattgctacagtaatcctttttACTTGAATATCATAACATAGTCTAAGTATACACGTGGTGttagagtgtcccatttcggcttgatctacgtagatctacaaaaaatgcgggagaagagacgcagagttctcaactgattttgtatAGTTAAggacgtgctgacgtcacatttttctgggcagaaaattcccgcattttttgtagatcaaaccgtaatgggacagcttgACGCCACGTGAGtataccgaatataactgttttaaaaaattatataatttttccaaattttcgaggattttttatatacattcttaaaaaagtttacagggactacgattttttttaattccagcgCAAATgaacggaaatttgaaattttcaaatttaaatttaaactacGCCCAGAAATgtattaaaggcgcatgcccAAGTTTTGGTGGGTCTCGTCGcgatttgtgaaatttcagt
This is a stretch of genomic DNA from Caenorhabditis elegans chromosome V. It encodes these proteins:
- the R09A1.3 gene encoding UPF0496 protein (Confirmed by transcript evidence), which translates into the protein MSENQGFVHDEITVVPATPTGQQTDSTNANQGGSGRKRSMDIGTSTAQIIIESEPPASNRDCWSSMCDVFGTRQSAYITQLRPISTYLLRCQEALKIFQYELERDIKTKQSALATYQHVMDCVIEINHISMHRDLNIPPDEHTMLRSVVYEMALLARIIEEVANQASGEKSRSRSNSFQRLTISAPSLHTTTEGDETRDIGSGENIPAVDVGSLKDNITKVFEMVENMLKYIDKKTERRWWLRDVINFTQAAVKVALFISAAISVAYHENQIAPIITLVITVIQGITEGFDQYFLKNKSPDDIHISVLTNTMNNLKS
- the flp-34 gene encoding FMRF-Like Peptide (Product from WormBase gene class flp;~Confirmed by transcript evidence); its protein translation is MHSLITELLIFFTVLLSVSVLSLPLEKKADISTFASAINNAGRLRYGKRSDPAMWEENNVIIPSSEDQYLYSEGRYPYALIKRALNRDSLVASLNNAERLRFGRK
- the flp-34 gene encoding FMRF-Like Peptide (Product from WormBase gene class flp;~Confirmed by transcript evidence), translated to MQFQFLMALIFVALVLTDSVLSLPLEKKADISTFASAINNAGRLRYGKRSDPAMWEENNVIIPSSEDQYLYSEGRYPYALIKRALNRDSLVASLNNAERLRFGRK